Within Deltaproteobacteria bacterium, the genomic segment CCGACCACGCCCAGTTCCGTGGCCAGGGCCTTGGTCTGGCGTTCGATTTCCTGCATCCACATCTTGCCCAGGGTGTGTGGGGGCAGAACACAGGCGGAATCCCCGGAATGAATGCCGGCCTCCTCGATGTGTTCCATGATTCCGGCCACATAGGTGTCCTCGCCGTCGCTTAAAGCATCCACGTCGATTTCGATGGCGTTTTCCAGAAACTTGTCGACGAGAATCGGGTGTTCCGGGGCCACGGTGACGTGCTTGTCGAAATATCCGCGCAGATCCTTCTCGTCATAGACAATGTCCATGGCCCGTCCGCCCAGCACATAGGACGGGCGCACCACCACCGGATAGCCGATTGTCGCGGCCACGCGCACGGCCTCCTCCACGCTCATGGCCGTGCCGTTGTCGGGCTGGAGCAGGTCGAGCTTTTTCAGGAGGGCCTGGAAGCGTTCGCGGTCCTCGGCGCGGTCGATGGAGTCGGGCGAGGTGCCCAGGATCGGCACGCCCTCGCGCAGCAGCGGCACGGCCAGGTTCAGCGGGGTCTGGCCGCCGAACTGGACGATGACGCCCTCGGGCTTTTCCTGCTCGATGATGGCCAGCACATCCTCGCGGGTCAGGGGTTCGAAATAGAGACGATCGGACGTGTCGTAGTCCGTGGATACGGTCTCGGGGTTGGAGTTGACCATGATGGACTCGATGCCCATTTCGCGCAGGGCGTAGGAGGCATGGACGCAACAGTAGTCGAACTCGATGCCCTGGCCGATGCGGTTGGGCCCGCCGCCCAGGATGACCACCTTGCGTTTGTCCGAGATGCGGGCCTCGTTCTCGGTTTCGTAGGTGGAGTAATAGTAGGGCGTGTAGGCCTCGAACTCGGCGGCGCAGGTATCGACCAGCTTGTAGGTCGGCAGAATGCCCGCTTCCTTGCGCAAGGCGCGGATGTCGCGCTCGGAGCGTTTCCACAGCGTGGCCAGCTGTCGGTCCGAGAACCCCATGGCCTTGGCCTGACGCAGCACGGTCGCGAATTCCGGGTTGTCCACGGTCAGATTGCCCTGCAGCCCCGTGTTTTTGAGCACGGTCTCGAAATCGACGATGTCCTTGAATTGGCGGATGAACCAGGGGTCGATGGCGCTGGCCGCGAAAATATCCTCTTCGCTGACGCCGGACAGAAGCGCGTCGCGCAGCTGGAACAGGCGGCGGGAATTGGGTTTGCGCAAACCCGCCAACGTCTCCTCGATGTCGGGGAGCTGTCCGTCAAAGGTCTTGCCCAGGCCGGGGTAGCCGATTTCCAGGGAGCGCAGGCCCTTTTGCAAGGCTTCCTTGAAGGTCCGGCCAATGGCCATGGTTTCGCCGACGCTTTTCATGGCCGTGGTCAGATAGTCCTCGGCACCGGGGAATTTTTCGAAGGTGAAGCGCGGAATCTTGATGACCACGTAGTCGATGGTCGGCTCGAAGGCGGCCATGGTTTCGCGGGTGATGTCATTCTGCAGCTCGTCCAGCGTGTAGCCGACGGCCAGCTTGGCCGCGATTTTGGCGATGGGAAAACCCGTGGCCTTG encodes:
- a CDS encoding carbamoyl-phosphate synthase large subunit; this encodes MPKRTDLKKIMLIGSGPIVIGQACEFDYSGTQALKALKEEGYEVVLVNSNPATIMTDPNLADRTYIEPIEPATVARIIAKERPCALLPTLGGQTGLNTAVAVAENGVLEKYGVELIGASLPAIQKAESRQLFRKAMEKIGLKVPKSGIAKSLDDVREWAEKLKFPIIVRPAFTLGGTGGGVAYNKEDLERIAQQGLAASLTTEVMLEESLLGWKEYELEVVRDKKDNCVIICSIENLDPMGVHTGDSVTVAPAQTLTDDEYQKMRDASLAIMREIGVETGGSNVQFALNPANGEMMIIEMNPRVSRSSALASKATGFPIAKIAAKLAVGYTLDELQNDITRETMAAFEPTIDYVVIKIPRFTFEKFPGAEDYLTTAMKSVGETMAIGRTFKEALQKGLRSLEIGYPGLGKTFDGQLPDIEETLAGLRKPNSRRLFQLRDALLSGVSEEDIFAASAIDPWFIRQFKDIVDFETVLKNTGLQGNLTVDNPEFATVLRQAKAMGFSDRQLATLWKRSERDIRALRKEAGILPTYKLVDTCAAEFEAYTPYYYSTYETENEARISDKRKVVILGGGPNRIGQGIEFDYCCVHASYALREMGIESIMVNSNPETVSTDYDTSDRLYFEPLTREDVLAIIEQEKPEGVIVQFGGQTPLNLAVPLLREGVPILGTSPDSIDRAEDRERFQALLKKLDLLQPDNGTAMSVEEAVRVAATIGYPVVVRPSYVLGGRAMDIVYDEKDLRGYFDKHVTVAPEHPILVDKFLENAIEIDVDALSDGEDTYVAGIMEHIEEAGIHSGDSACVLPPHTLGKMWMQEIERQTKALATELGVVG